Genomic window (Toxotes jaculatrix isolate fToxJac2 chromosome 10, fToxJac2.pri, whole genome shotgun sequence):
TGCCGTCCTCCGAGATGACAGGGACCCCTGGCCCTTCAGTCGTCCATGAGTACGGCTTCATCTGCACCGTTTTACAGGGCAGCAGGCGGTATAAGTTGTTGTCAGCGTCgtccttctctttccttccgCTGGGATCCTGGTTGTGGACTTGCTTGCAGTGGGTGGACAGTAGCTGGTAGTTTATGAACATTTCATTGCACACCAAGCACTGGTACCTCCGCTCCCCTGTGTGATGGATTTCATGTTTAGTTCTGTACTCGGCCAAGGCAAAAACTTTGTTACAGTAGCGACACGGGTACTTCTTTTCCCAAGAGTGAGTGTTGAAGTGACGCCGGAGACTCGTGAGACACACGTAGGGCCGCTTGCAGACGATGCACACGTAGAAAGTCTTCCCATCCATGATGAGCTCGTAGTGATCCTCAAGCTCAGTTTTGGTCCTCTTCTTGTTCGGGGCAGCCTTTGGTGACAACGATGCTTTATCAAAGGGTTTCAAAGGTGTTGCCATAAACGATCTCTTCCCTTTATTGGCTTTAGAGCCTCCTTCGCCTGGATCCTCTTTCACTGGGACAATGTCATAAGTATTTTCTCCAATATTGGCATATACTTTACAGCCTGAAGAAATGGAATCAATCTCTGTGGCTGTATTGAGAGTCACTGTCTTTTTTGCTGCTATTGCTGATTTGGGAATGTTAGCCTGATTAGCTGGACTTTCAGAAACGTCTAAGAGCCTTATTTTGAAATTCCCCTGCTGAGAAGTAGAGACTTGTTTCTTGTGGACTCCCATCATATCGCTGTTTTCAGAGGACTGAGAGGCACTCGAGGGCTCGGTTGTGAAACTGCTTGACCTGGCTGGTGTTGTGGGAGCACTTCCTGAGGAAATTCTGGCAGGGGAAGACGAGTTATTGGAGCAGGAGACTGGACTgtgcagagagctgctgtctgGCAAACTGGGGTCAGGACAACTGATACTGGGAGTCTCTTCAGATTGTGTTCTTGAGGTGGCTGTGgctttttctttatgttttgcaACTGCGTGATTTGATTCTTTATTTTGGTTCGATGCCCCATTTTCTGAATCAGCTATATCCACATCAATGACCTCACCAGAGTTggctttctgattggctgctctGGTTTGAGCATCGGTTTTTGAGACAAACATAACGTCACTGTCAGAGTCGTCGTCATTACCTGCAGGTCTAACTGTCTGATTGAATTCCTCTGCAGATATTGAGAAGGACTCTGTGATGATCGGCATCATCTCTGTGGATGTGTCGCTTTTGTTTTCCGCCTCTTTTGACAAACCAGGCAGACCCTTAACTTGTGATAATGGTGACCCCAAGTTTGCAATGAACTTCACTCCCAGTATCTGTCCAGCATTTATGAGCTCCTCAAGCATGTCGGAGCGCACACGGACGATCTTGGAGCTGTACATGTAATTGAGAATCTCCTCAAAGATCTCTGCTCGGATGAAGTTTAACTCAATCACTTGTCCAGCTACGCTGAAGAGCTGGTGGAAATATGTACTCGAGGCAGACAGAACAGTTTTGTGAGCTCTGAATTTCTTGTCCTGTATGATGATGGTGACATCGCAAAATAATCCATGATTTCTCTGCTCATTCATCGACTTCAGCACAGCTGCTGAATATTGTGTATCAGTCGCAGATATCAGCTTTAGACTTGGCAtgtctgaaaagagaaaaaaatcaaagagaatcagaatcagaaatcaGAATCACACTTCTGAATGCACAGCAAAAGTCCCTTAATTGTTCACATCAGCTAAATAAGTTCTAAGTGCTTCAACAAAACATGCAGTTCCAGAATTGGCTCAAATTCAGTTGTGGCCATTCCCATATCTGGCTTTTACAGTTCTAAGACTCAGCTGTCGCTAACAATTGGTTGTCAATAACCAGACAATTTAAAGAGTCTGTTAAAGGAAATTCAACCTCCATCTTAGCTTTCTCTTGTATACATGCACTCCAGTGTATTACCCAGCTAAAGCTATGGCAGTCTCATACTGAAATATGACATGTATGAgggctgttttcttttgtaGGATTATTTTTAGGCGTTGATTCAAGTTCATGGTTGTTTTGGCTGTAGTGTGAGGTTCTGTGAGAGGTTTCTAATATAGTCTGACCAACAGAAGATTTTTGAGGCCAGCGTTAGTATTTGTGAgtgaaaaacatgtcagtgttctCTGGTGGACACACTATGTCATGGTGACACCGTTTTTGCAATTTCAGCAAATATCTATTTGGCTTTGCTATGTGGAAATTTCTTGCCACTTATCAGTCAACTTATCAGGTGTTTcagaggatgtagtttgtggttgAACTTTACTGCAATATACTGCATCATAGAGCTTCACTGCATTACTGCTTCTGTCACTTAGCCTGCCCCCACtgaggacaaaataatagaaacacctgtcagtttaacagcaccacaaactgcagcctccaaattgatcatacagttgaatcaacacctctaaAAACACTTTCATGAAGGCATGATTTATTGAAGGGCTGCTTAACCTAATTCTGCCTTATGAATTGACTCCTATTCAGTTGCAATTACAAATTCATTGTTTGCAGTGCTCCGCTGCAAACAatgaattcattattattagAAAAATGATTTCAAGTTCTCGAGCAAGTAATGTTTTACAAGCCTTTGATGCAAACGGGAACAGCAAGagcacaaatataaacaaatttTAATTATGATAGTTCTGCTTGTCAGGGAACAAAAACAATAACGATACCTTCACTAACGTTAGCTAAATGTGAGTTTGCAAAAGTTGTGGTGACTAGCTGACATGTCAGACTTGCATGACATCGCACAAGCGAATAACTATTTATATTTACCTTTAAGggcagaaaatatattttgagaGACCTGTTATTCTTCTCATTAGTGTATTTAAACGCCGTGGTTAGCCAGCTAACAAAAGGTAACGCTAGCTGCTTCACTCTTCCTCTTTAATGAAAGGGCACAGCGCGGCCTAGCATCCTGTTAGCTACAAACACAACGCCACAATGAATACATAATTATTTCCCAGGTTGCTAATTTAAAATGACTCCTGTTTACCTGCAACCTTGATGTTTTCAGCCAAGGCTAAGCACAACAGCCACCACCTCCAGCAGACAGTTACTTATCTGGCTACAAACAACGGCTAACAGCAGACCGCCTCCCCCTGCTGCTCCCCGCTAGCGGATCAGCCACAAGGAGTCGCCGTAGTGTAGCCTTAACACCACACACAAAAGTGAAACCATACAGCattataataacataataatataataaataacatGTTAGCTTCATGCGAGAAAAGGCAACAATAAAATAATGCCTAAATATtatgtcaggaaaaaaaatcctaaataaCGTCCGGTTccccttcaaaataaatgcGCAGAGACTTCCACTATCTCaacaaacattaaataataaataaaattaccCAAGATGATCCGGTCAGGTGCAGCTTCTCTTCTCCATATCTGTCCCGCTGAAGGCATTTTGTTGCCGCTGAAGTCTGAATGAAGCTGAGgcgacaaaataaaaaaataaatataattgtAAATCCTCTTCCGTATATCGGATTGTTCCCATTTTCCcgtattattttatttatttgttgacGTGTCAAAGTTTCATTTTACAAGCGGAACTATGTGTTGCCTATCACATGGTTTAGAGGACACGGTTTCTATTTGGGGACGGACGCTTACTTTGCTTGCGTACATCAGAAAAGAGACGAAACATGGACGCAGTTTGTTGATTGCTCCACCAATTTGCCTATAAACAtagttttatccatttaatcTGTAGTTTCTGTCGTTTAAGGCCAAACCAGTCGGTCGGTATGCCTCTGTCGGATCGGTCGAGCTCTGACGGCGGCGGGGGGCCTCGGAGTCCTCGGGCCCGGAGACCACGGACTCGCTCCCGTAGCCGCCATCGTAGCGATAGCCGCGAACGGAGCCTGTCCCCGGACAGCTTTGGGCCCAAACTCCCGAAGCCGCGGAACCGGGAGAGGGAACGCGAGGAGAGGGAGCGTCGATTCCGAGAGGCGAGAAATATCAGACGAATCCGTATTGGAAGCCCCCGCCGCAGTCGGTCCCGTTCTAGGTCCAGATCCAGGTCTAGGTCTAGGTCCAGGGAGcgtcacaacaacaacacaaacaacagcagtcaCAACCACTGGTCCGAGCAGCGGGACGCTCCAGGAAAGCACGGCAGCTTTAAAGATGAATACTACTACGAACAGCAGCGGGACGAcgctcagagacagagacaagaggcCTTCATCGCCAGGTAAGATTCACAAAAGACAGATAAGAGAATTACTGGTCaaaattaaagcagcagaaGTCCACAAATCTAAAgtgggtcaagctccaaaaagtGTTGGGGCCTACAGTTCCCATGATCCAACACTTTTTTCTGCCAGGTGATATTAATGTCTTTTTTAACGGTCAGTTTGTAAAACAGGCCATTTCATTAAATATACGTCCTGAGATAACAATGACAATGCAGAGtactgagaaatgaaaaaaacacttaatCAGACAGACAGCTAAAAGACTTAGAATATTAagtttataataatataaaacagagaaaatcaatcAATTCTTGGAAGTGTTGTATGTGTCCCACattcttaacattttttttttgctcttaactactgtgtttctgtgtcacaAACTACTGTGTTTATTTCAACCAATGACACAGACAGTTATTTGTTTAGACTACagcatttgtctgtctgtgcgtcACAGGCGTctgcaagagagggagaggatcgGCGAGTTAGGTTGTCCTGAAGTTTGGGGATATTCACCAAGAGTGAAAGAACCAGAGTAAGTCAAGAATCTCTCCACTATAACAGCATGTTCATTGTGTGATATTGTGTTTGGAGAAGTACGATGATCACCTCTctcttattttgtttctttcagctCTGATGAATTCACACCAGTTGAAGAAgatgagaaaaacagcagctcagagtcaAGCTCAGAAGGTGCAGCTCACGCAGTGCTTGAACATGAATAAATTGCAGTGACATGGTGTATTGTCTGAATTTACACAGAATCCCGTCTCTCTCATtagcagaagaaaagaagaagaaaaagaagaagaagaagaaatccaagaaaagaaagaacaaaaagcaCTCAGAGGACAGTGAGCTGGAATCAGAATCAGATGGTAAGATAGTCTTAagtatatttgtttaaaaaatacattcagcTTAACCGGATTTCCAAGCTGAACTGTCCTGTTTTTATCTtccagaagaagaaataaagaagaagaaaaagaaaaagaagagcaaaaagTAAGTGCGAATATGTAGCTACATGACTGCTTCAGTCACACAGAATGGGACGTGGTGACTAACCAAACATCATGTTTCCTAACAGGTCCAAGAagtccaagaagaagaaggcgaAGAAGAGTCGTAAGGAGTCCAGCGACTCCAGCAGCGtggagtcagaggaggaggaggaggaggaagaggatatCAGTGGGGTGATGTGGGTTGAGAAAACCTGCATGGACGAGCACTTGGTCGGCCCCGAAGCGCCGCTCACCCACATGTCCCAGGACGACAGGCCTTTGGAGTGAGTTTGTCTGACATTCACATGTCTAGTGACCTTACTAGTCACTAGTACAAAATGTAGGGAGAGAATGTTTTGGcctttttgctttaaaaactaAGCAGTtaattatgattttattttgttttctacatCGACGACTCTTAAATTCAATCGATCCTGCTTGTTtgacaaatgtatttttctcttcctccagtTTTGGTCACGCACTGTTGCCAGGTGAAGGTGCTGCGATGGCGGAGTATGTGAAAGCAGGCAAACGTATCCCGAGAAGAGGAGAGATCGGTCTCACCAGTGATGAGATCGCAAACTTTGAGAAGTCTGGTTACGTGATGAGCGGCAGCAGGTACACAAAGATTAAGATTCCTCTTACATGTATATATAGATAAGTATTTATTGATCATAGTAATTTTCTATTTCAAACCACAGTTCACTAAAACAAGGCTGATGGTAAAGAGACATCCGTCTGTTCTTCTGTAATACTGACAAATTTCCACATGTAACCCTGCAGACATCGTCGTATGGAGGCCGTGCGTCTGAGAAAGGAAAACCAGATCTACAGCGCAGACGAGAAGAGAGCTCTGGCATCTTTCAACcaggaagaaaggaggaagagagagagcaagatcCTGTCAAGCTTTAGGGAAATGGTGTACAGGAAAACCAAAGGCAAGGAAGAGAAGTGAAAGTCATGTTTCCACAGTTTTCTTTCAGAtcacctttacttttttttcctgtgacctCAGTTTTAGGGTAATGTACAGTTTGGGTTTTAACTGTAAAGAAATGTGTATAAGTGAGAGTCTGACAAGTGTTAAGTTGTGTTATTTGTCTCTATCCTGTTTATTTACTGGAACTAGTCTTTAATTTCCATCTGttcaaacattattttcttctgtAAATTTTACGTGTAATCAGAACAGTAAATAAATTTTCATTACCAAGTCTTCTGGTTTTTGCATTTCTTATTAATGTCCTGTTCTCAGGTGCAATTCTACTTTTCAGTTATTCTATTATCTTTAATTAGATCACTAGTTCCTAACTTCGTGTGGCTTGTGACTCGCTAAAATGTCAGTTTGTGACCCAGAGTTATCGGTTTTCTGTGGGTTGTGACCAGGCCAACCAAAAAAATGACAAGAGTCCCAGTTTAATATTTAGAAGTCaggagagatttttttaaaaatacagtaattaaTAAAAGCAAACAATTAGGGAAATGTCAGGGAAAAATCTTTCTATAATTTTATGTAgcctgaatgttttttttctgctttatcaTCTGTTAGCATCTGTTTTGTGACTTCTCAGATTCATCTTTAATTTCCTCAGAAGGTCCTAAAACTCAGGTTGATTAATATGTAATTTTAGGATTGATCAATTTTTAGTCCAttaaatgccaaaaatgttctTCACAACTTCTCAAAACCAGAAgttgtcttcaaatgtcttttatCTGTCGAACAGTCCAAAGCTCAGAGATGTTTAAGTGATAATGgtataaaatacagaaaagcagaaagtccccacatttgagaagcaatttttttttaaacgattACTGGATTATCAGTGTAGCCGTTTTCTGTagttttctgtcaatcaactaactgattaatcaaccaCTTGTTTCATCTTAGCCAAGCAGGTAGAAGCATCCACTGTGAGTTTTCTCGGTTGACTGATGCTTTTAAGACCAGGATGAGACATTTAAGATTCGATAGCCATGATTCCACACAGCATCGAGTCTCATAACAGATATTGATAAATTCCTCCACTACAACATTGGATTATCACCTGTACACGTGATACACCATCTACAACAGGTGTAAAACATTAGTGAGAACCCCACTCtcttgtctgttgtttttttaaattcaacaaATGACCCAAGAAGCCTCAAATGATTTCCAGTATGGAACAGTTTAATTGACAACAGGGAGAACTACCTTAAAagatcaaaaaaacaaacagttgaaTGTTAAATATAATCTTTTAATGTACAACAAAGGACGTTTTTTTTCTCATCGGGGTCTTCATATTCCTGGTTATCAGTGGATGTTCTCAAGTCCCTGTTGAGAAAGAATAAAGGATTATCGTAGCTCCAGTCTCTGACATATTACAAGTCATTTCTAAACCAATGAACCATTAGCCAGGCTACagcttttttcaattttcaatgcTTTTTAATCTGTCTTCCGGACAGCCACTGGTGTACAAAAACCATGTTGCACAGACTGAGGATCCATCATAGGAACCGTGTCATCTGCTTTTTTCATAGCTCACTGATAAACTTTTGTTCAACTGCTGACACTGCTGACACATTTAGCTGGAGTTTATCACTTATACTTAATGTCAGCATTGCACGAGACTTTTTCAACATATGctgaaaattaaaacagtaCCTTTATGCCTCGAGGTTGCTAGTTGATTTTCATAATGTGCTTGCTGAAAACCAATTTCCACATTTTGAGTAAAAATATTTTGGGGCTGTCTAATGACCCTTTTTGTACCAGTGCGTACATGTGTCGTTACAGAGACTGTAGAGTCTGTAGTTCGTCTGTGTTATTGTTATATGTTtttatgcatgcatacacaatACATGTTAAATGGACAAGTGGGAGACGGCCCCATCGAGAACTAGCTGAAagggaaatgttttgttttttttatcacgaAATTATGTGCTTTCTTTAGTAAATAGGCACAATACAAATTATACGATTTTTCTGCAAGAGGTTCTGACTCTCACCTTGGACTCATAGTACTGCCCTGATCCCGACACTCGCTtgtctctctccatcagatACCAATGCCACGGAACCCGAGCGATTCTCTTCTCCTACAGGGAACACAGAAATATTTAGTTAAGTAGaatcaaataaattattatcattaataataacaatactaATAGTTAATAAACGCAGCATGCTTTCACGGTTAACACTCTACTTATTAGCACGGCAGAAAGCCACATTAGCAGGCAGCATTTTCCTCACCTTTCCTCCATTGGTGAACTTGTGAATCTGTGCGGTGGCGACGCCGGGAATGATCAGACACACGGTCATTATGGCGAAGCCGGGCAGAATTTCATACCACATTTTCACAGATTTTAACTGTCAGGCGACAAGGAGCAACTCTGTGGACAACCAAGTTGCCCTGACACTACCCTTGACAGTTTATTTTGCTAAGAAGCTAACAAAATGTCGACCGTCCAGGCGACCTGTGTTCCGCCACCACAGAGCAAGAACAACACTTCCTTTCATGGTTTTTCAAAAGAAGATCTTCAGCTCTAATGAGAAGTCCATAAGCTTCATTGTTAAACTACACTTTTCTTTTGCAATTGAAGTTCTTTCTATTGAGCTTTCCGGCAGATAAATAGCATAATGCATCACAGGGCAACATAATATTTGTGTAAAATATGCACAAAGTATACCTGtcaaataaagaggaaaaggtGCAATCTCTGAGTCGAAATATACAGTGGCATTAAATAGAAACACTCAAGTAAATAACACGTACATCAAAAttatacttaagtacagtaagtacagtacagtaagtaaatgtACATGGATAAAAACCACCTAAACATAGTTAaacttgcttttattttgaagggcaGTCGAAAACAAGGAAGCTGTTGCTGACTTTAAAGTCATTTCGTTAagtaaaattaaacaaaacaacaacaaaatagcACTTCTGTCAATTTGGCTTACTgaagattaaataaaaacatataaacaatAAATTCTAATTTTAACTTCACAGTCTACGTTTGTTTTAAGTCACAGCGCCACCCTCCGGCGTTAACGCTGAACTGCAGGCCCAACCGTCAGAGAGGAAGTTACGGTTAGTTCGTTTGCCACTAGCCGGCTAActtgctaaaaaaaagtaaacaagtcTGCGGGATGAGATTAAAATTCAACCGCGGGACAGAGTAGCTTTTCAGCCATGAAGGAAGACAAGGAAAACACTCGACCGAAGGAgaaaaaagtggaaataaagtgtgaagatggagaaaagatggagaagtccaaagaaaagaaagaggccaTGACAAAGGTAAAACTTGCTAGCTACGTTAGCTTTTGTTGCTACAAACCAGTCAGTTGTGGTTACTAGTAATAGTTTTATGAATAACGGCATGCTTTTTTTGCTTGCCATGTTTGTGTCGGATTTAACATGTAGAGCTTACTTTGTAAATTGTATTGTAAATTGAAACCAGACGAACTGCCACCCAATTTTAAGTTAACACTAGCcagttgtttctctttttcccagCTGTGCTAATGTCCTAAATTGTCTCTAATCTCTTCCCAGATTGTGATCAGGCGATTACCACCAAGTCTGAccaaggaggagctggaggagcagctaCAACCGCTCCCAGAACTGGACTACATGGAGTTTTTCTCCAACGACACCAGGTGAATTGACGTTAAAGATCATTATTTAAAGAATTCTACCAGATCCTCCCATAGATTAACCTGACATGATTTTTCTGTCCTTGCAGCCTTTACCCTCACCTCTTTGCAAGGGCATACATCAATTTCAAAAATCAGGATGATATAGTCCTATTCAGAGATCGATTTGATGGATATGTGTTCATTGACAGCAAAGGTATGTGGGGAATTAAATAAGAGtttaataaacaaacataatgaTTTTCTTAGTAAGGAACTGAGACTTCATGCTTGTCCACAACAGGACAGGAGTATCCTGCCATTGTCGAGTTTGCACCCTTTCAAAAGACTGCCAAGAAAAGAAGTAAGAAAAAGGATGCAAAGTGTGGAACAATTGCTGAAGGTAAAGATATTTGCTAATATTTAAAAGGAATGAGCATCTTTGTCCCATTGAAATAAAGAAATTTGATTCAATGAGGATTTAACTTTACTTTCTTAACATTCAATAtttgatttgtcattttaataagTAAGTCAGGAACAACAGCTTTGATTAATGTTAATGGTTGTTTTATGTAATCTTATATCTCACATCAGCTGTCCTTAAGTTCATATAAAGCTACAGAGAAGTGGGGTTGGAAGCAGCAGTTTATCTGTATGTCATTTTCTTTAAGATCCTGATTACAAGAAGTTTCTGGAATATTATAATGGAGATGAAGAAAAGTTGACATCAACACCTGAGACCCTGTTGGAAGAGATTGAGGCAAAATCAAAGGAACTTGTAGGTATGTTAACAGTGTCTTAAATGATAAAGGTGCACCTGAAACATCATTGTATATGTATTAAAATCGACACAGTGCTGgaggaataatgaaaacatacctttttcttctttcaagcTAAAAAAACAACTCCTCTGCTGGACTTCCTGAAGAATAAACAGgtactgtaaatgtgtacaCTGGCACAGAAGTGTGGTGTTCTATAATGTTAAATTGCATGATGAAGAGTGaactcattttctgttttcataccATACAGAGActcagggaggaaaagaaagaagagaggaggagaagggagctTGAACGCAAGCGTCTGCGGGATGAGGAGCGTCGTaagtggagggaggaggagagaaggaagcgTAAAGAAGCTGAGAAGATGAAGAGACTTGAGAAACCGCTAGAGAAGGACAAGGACCAAGTTAAAGAAGAACCAAAAATCaaggtgtgtgtgctgcagtggatTGACGCAGTTTGAAAACAGGGTGTAATTTCCAGTAACTCATTGTGATTTTGGAATTATTTTCAACTGTGTAGCTCCTGAGGAAGCCAGACAGAGGTGATGATGCTGATCCTGAGAAACCCAAGGAAAAAGCCAAGAAACCAGAGAAGCCAAATAAAGAGGAAAGGTCCTTGGGGACTGCTGATCATAAGAGGCGTCAGAACATTGAAAATAAAGAGGATCGAGGAAGGAAGTAAGTTTCttcagtcatattttttttgaaagcatGTTGCTTACATTGAACTAAATACTTAAACAGGTTTTCTGCTTTATACAAAGAGCGGACGATGACGGGCGGAAGGAGTTCAGGGAGCGTGACACAGATCGAGATAGAGAGCGCGAACGGGAACGGGAGAAGGAGCGgcggcagagagagaaggagcgcATAAGGCGTCAGGACGAAGATCGACGGAGAAGGAGGGAGCGGCAGGATGGAGAGAACACTTGCAGGAagcgagaggaggaggtgaaaaaagaaaaggagcgTGCcctggagaagaaaaagggTGAAAACACTGGAGACTCAACTCACTCTGAGAGGCCGGAGAAGCTTGCCAAAGACAACAAGAGGGAGGATGGTGGCAAAAGAGAGCGACTACGAAATAAGGTAACAACTCTGGACGTTCAAGTTAACCAGTAATTTCTCATCATTTCTTGCTTTTTAGTATTTCTCATAGTGCTGCTCGTTTGTGCTCCAGGATCGGCCTGCTATTCAGCTGTACCAGCCAGGGGCCAGAAGCCGCAATCGAAccacaggtggaggaggaggaactgaATCCAACTCTGCTGACAGGAAGCCAGATACTGAGACCAAGAAACTGGCTGACAAAGGAGATGACTGAGCAGATTTCTACTTATGGCATTTTGTTTGGtaaagagaggggagacaggCCTGTGAGGCTCAGAGCAGTGATGTGGTGCCTCAGGGCGACGTGCACTGCAGCTGAAGCAAGGCTACATCTGGCTCTCCCAGTCTCAGAGGCAGAGTTGTGATGGTGGAGCCTCTTAGTGCCTGAATGTGACCctcttttagttttatttgttaGGAAAGGTGACAGTAACCTTTGGAAAGAGTTTGGCAGTAGGGCACATTAGGTGAAGCCAAAGCTTTCTTGGTTCATGTGAACTCAAAGTGGCCTTATTTCAGTATTGTTTCTCTGATG
Coding sequences:
- the zbtb33 gene encoding transcriptional regulator Kaiso isoform X1; the encoded protein is MPSAGQIWRREAAPDRIILDMPSLKLISATDTQYSAAVLKSMNEQRNHGLFCDVTIIIQDKKFRAHKTVLSASSTYFHQLFSVAGQVIELNFIRAEIFEEILNYMYSSKIVRVRSDMLEELINAGQILGVKFIANLGSPLSQVKGLPGLSKEAENKSDTSTEMMPIITESFSISAEEFNQTVRPAGNDDDSDSDVMFVSKTDAQTRAANQKANSGEVIDVDIADSENGASNQNKESNHAVAKHKEKATATSRTQSEETPSISCPDPSLPDSSSLHSPVSCSNNSSSPARISSGSAPTTPARSSSFTTEPSSASQSSENSDMMGVHKKQVSTSQQGNFKIRLLDVSESPANQANIPKSAIAAKKTVTLNTATEIDSISSGCKVYANIGENTYDIVPVKEDPGEGGSKANKGKRSFMATPLKPFDKASLSPKAAPNKKRTKTELEDHYELIMDGKTFYVCIVCKRPYVCLTSLRRHFNTHSWEKKYPCRYCNKVFALAEYRTKHEIHHTGERRYQCLVCNEMFINYQLLSTHCKQVHNQDPSGRKEKDDADNNLYRLLPCKTVQMKPYSWTTEGPGVPVISEDGSVHHITTVGEDVNSSTQSRMLNWDDIFVEPDAHMPPGAHARPGSTINTPPQGTTEFDFVIPETY
- the zbtb33 gene encoding transcriptional regulator Kaiso isoform X2 codes for the protein MPSLKLISATDTQYSAAVLKSMNEQRNHGLFCDVTIIIQDKKFRAHKTVLSASSTYFHQLFSVAGQVIELNFIRAEIFEEILNYMYSSKIVRVRSDMLEELINAGQILGVKFIANLGSPLSQVKGLPGLSKEAENKSDTSTEMMPIITESFSISAEEFNQTVRPAGNDDDSDSDVMFVSKTDAQTRAANQKANSGEVIDVDIADSENGASNQNKESNHAVAKHKEKATATSRTQSEETPSISCPDPSLPDSSSLHSPVSCSNNSSSPARISSGSAPTTPARSSSFTTEPSSASQSSENSDMMGVHKKQVSTSQQGNFKIRLLDVSESPANQANIPKSAIAAKKTVTLNTATEIDSISSGCKVYANIGENTYDIVPVKEDPGEGGSKANKGKRSFMATPLKPFDKASLSPKAAPNKKRTKTELEDHYELIMDGKTFYVCIVCKRPYVCLTSLRRHFNTHSWEKKYPCRYCNKVFALAEYRTKHEIHHTGERRYQCLVCNEMFINYQLLSTHCKQVHNQDPSGRKEKDDADNNLYRLLPCKTVQMKPYSWTTEGPGVPVISEDGSVHHITTVGEDVNSSTQSRMLNWDDIFVEPDAHMPPGAHARPGSTINTPPQGTTEFDFVIPETY
- the LOC121188380 gene encoding NF-kappa-B-activating protein isoform X2, whose amino-acid sequence is MPLSDRSSSDGGGGPRSPRARRPRTRSRSRHRSDSRERSLSPDSFGPKLPKPRNREREREERERRFREARNIRRIRIGSPRRSRSRSRSRSRSRSRSRERHNNNTNNSSHNHWSEQRDAPGKHGSFKDEYYYEQQRDDAQRQRQEAFIARRLQERERIGELGCPEVWGYSPRVKEPDSDEFTPVEEDEKNSSSESSSEEEKKKKKKKKKKSKKRKNKKHSEDSELESESDEEEIKKKKKKKKSKKSKKSKKKKAKKSRKESSDSSSVESEEEEEEEEDISGVMWVEKTCMDEHLVGPEAPLTHMSQDDRPLDFGHALLPGEGAAMAEYVKAGKRIPRRGEIGLTSDEIANFEKSGYVMSGSRHRRMEAVRLRKENQIYSADEKRALASFNQEERRKRESKILSSFREMVYRKTKGKEEK
- the LOC121188380 gene encoding NF-kappa-B-activating protein isoform X1, coding for MPLSDRSSSDGGGGPRSPRARRPRTRSRSRHRSDSRERSLSPDSFGPKLPKPRNREREREERERRFREARNIRRIRIGSPRRSRSRSRSRSRSRSRSRERHNNNTNNSSHNHWSEQRDAPGKHGSFKDEYYYEQQRDDAQRQRQEAFIARRLQERERIGELGCPEVWGYSPRVKEPDSDEFTPVEEDEKNSSSESSSEAEEKKKKKKKKKKSKKRKNKKHSEDSELESESDEEEIKKKKKKKKSKKSKKSKKKKAKKSRKESSDSSSVESEEEEEEEEDISGVMWVEKTCMDEHLVGPEAPLTHMSQDDRPLDFGHALLPGEGAAMAEYVKAGKRIPRRGEIGLTSDEIANFEKSGYVMSGSRHRRMEAVRLRKENQIYSADEKRALASFNQEERRKRESKILSSFREMVYRKTKGKEEK
- the ndufa1 gene encoding NADH dehydrogenase [ubiquinone] 1 alpha subcomplex subunit 1 — translated: MWYEILPGFAIMTVCLIIPGVATAQIHKFTNGGKEKRIARVPWHWYLMERDKRVSGSGQYYESKGLENIH
- the upf3b gene encoding regulator of nonsense transcripts 3B — translated: MKEDKENTRPKEKKVEIKCEDGEKMEKSKEKKEAMTKIVIRRLPPSLTKEELEEQLQPLPELDYMEFFSNDTSLYPHLFARAYINFKNQDDIVLFRDRFDGYVFIDSKGQEYPAIVEFAPFQKTAKKRSKKKDAKCGTIAEDPDYKKFLEYYNGDEEKLTSTPETLLEEIEAKSKELVAKKTTPLLDFLKNKQRLREEKKEERRRRELERKRLRDEERRKWREEERRKRKEAEKMKRLEKPLEKDKDQVKEEPKIKLLRKPDRGDDADPEKPKEKAKKPEKPNKEERSLGTADHKRRQNIENKEDRGRKADDDGRKEFRERDTDRDREREREREKERRQREKERIRRQDEDRRRRRERQDGENTCRKREEEVKKEKERALEKKKGENTGDSTHSERPEKLAKDNKREDGGKRERLRNKDRPAIQLYQPGARSRNRTTGGGGGTESNSADRKPDTETKKLADKGDD